From one Triticum urartu cultivar G1812 chromosome 3, Tu2.1, whole genome shotgun sequence genomic stretch:
- the LOC125547066 gene encoding probably inactive leucine-rich repeat receptor-like protein kinase At5g48380, whose translation MIKALLPIPSICGFTGVECWSHDENRVLSLRLSNFGLEGPFPRGLHDCTSMIALDLSGNRFSGPIPSCIAHDAPHLDLSNNSFSGEIPDSIANMVYLNVLNLEYNQLGGQIPERFNALRRLTAFSVADNLLSGPVPALLRKFPASHFAGNQGLCGAPLDECPGKGRGWVRIIGINNESSIGAAVGFVVGFVAAFYSLHWVVFSTRLRAYGFRV comes from the exons ATGATAAAAGCTCTCCTTCCCATTCCCTCGATATGCGGATTCACCGGCGTGGAATGCTGGAGCCACGACGAGAACAGGGTGCTCTCTCTGCGCCTTTCCAACTTCGGACTTGAAGGCCCATTTCCTCGAGGTCTCCATGACTGCACGAGCATGATCGCGCTGGACCTGTCAGGCAACAGATTCTCAGGGCCGATCCCATCCTGCATCGCGCACGACGCGCCGCACCTGGACCTCTCGAACAACAGCTTCTCCGGCGAGATCCCGGACAGCATCGCCAACATGGTGTACCTCAACGTGCTCAACCTCGAGTACAATCAGCTCGGCGGCCAGATTCCGGAGCGGTTCAACGCGCTTCGCCGGCTAACGGCGTTCAGCGTCGCGGACAACCTGTTATCGGGGCCTGTTCCTGCTTTGCTGCGGAAGTTTCCGGCGTCGCATTTTGCTGGCAACCAGGGGCTGTGTGGTGCACCGCTGGACGAGTGCCCCGGGAAGGGACGGGGATGGGTGCGGATCATAGGA ATCAACAATGAGTCTAGTATCGGAGCGGCTGTCGGGTTCGTCGTGGGGTTCGTGGCGGCCTTCTACTCCCTGCACTGGGTCGTCTTCTCCACGAGGCTCCGTGCTTACGGCTTCCGCGTATGA